One stretch of Acropora muricata isolate sample 2 chromosome 12, ASM3666990v1, whole genome shotgun sequence DNA includes these proteins:
- the LOC136893929 gene encoding protein HEXIM1-like: protein MTEQLTLSSSYSDPGKIRNVILDQDGNEGDDERTSGQSAGETADADVEIDGSAKEGENNEPVSTVQSSDVDWKPLPIRKKHRRGSKRNHNKPGKRYVPYSKLSWEEKRQRDERDSKRANKLREQYFNAKGRPTAPYNTTQYLMAEHDLEEPDLGSHVRMQSSGGNETVLRNRIHSNSCDDSDFDDNYNESPEDEIYEQKFLEKDFTEAYEQVHVENLHSMSKSELVREFMLLEERVENMEIRLKESNAIGNTYPRILSREISNVLNGDPIEDGHTSDSKTKEEVLLIELDKLRKENERLRKENEEMTKSCRKCVTVKIS, encoded by the coding sequence ATGACGGAGCAGTTAACACTGTCATCGTCTTACTCGGATCCTGGTAAAATACGAAATGTGATTTTGGACCAAGATGGGAATGAAGGAGACGATGAGCGGACAAGTGGACAGAGTGCGGGAGAAACAGCTGATGCAGATGTGGAAATCGATGGCAGTGCGAAAGAAGGGGAAAATAACGAACCTGTTTCAACAGTGCAGTCGTCGGATGTGGACTGGAAGCCATTACCCATTCGAAAGAAACACCGTCGAGGATCGAAACGTAATCACAACAAACCTGGCAAAAGATATGTGCCATATTCAAAACTTTCCTGGGAAGAGAAAAGACAAAGGGATGAAAGAGATTCCAAAAGAGCTAATAAACTACGCGAACAATACTTCAATGCAAAGGGAAGACCAACAGCTCCGTACAACACCACTCAGTATTTAATGGCGGAGCATGATTTAGAGGAACCAGATTTAGGTTCACATGTTCGCATGCAGTCGAGTGGTGGTAATGAAACTGTTTTGCGAAACAGAATCCATTCTAACTCCTGTGATGATTCGGACTTTGACGATAACTACAATGAGTCCCCCGAGGATGAAATTTACGAACAGAAGTTCTTGGAGAAAGACTTCACAGAAGCATACGAACAAGTTCACGTAGAAAATCTTCACTCGATGAGTAAAAGTGAACTTGTACGTGAATTTATGCTGCTCGAGGAGCGTGTGGAAAACATGGAAATACGTCTGAAGGAATCCAACGCTATTGGAAATACTTACCCGAGAATTTTAAGCAGGGAAATCTCCAATGTTTTGAATGGCGATCCCATAGAAGACGGTCACACCTCGGACTCGAAGACAAAAGAAGAGGTGTTGCTCATTGAACTAGATAAACTTCGTAAAGAAAACGAAAGGTTACggaaagaaaacgaagaaaTGACAAAAAGTTGCCGTAAATGTGTAACTGTGAAAATCTCCTAG
- the LOC136893928 gene encoding RNA polymerase-associated protein LEO1-like codes for MADMEDFLFGSDLEDSDDEAKSAKTNKESERESQLNELFGDSPSEGEEEQDHATSDKEEEEEVEEEDSGAEIERQKEEGRKNSDVEDEDEEDKIVEDNRKQKLHSQLSSTDLFGDDDELSSDDEEHEQKRGTVLEEQVQLADGDEIQADDSRDITRNEGEEEEEETRIDVTIPYCRFSLGSELYFVKMPNFLSIDRKPFDPAQYEDEMEEDEVLDEEGRARLKLKVENTIRWRFRKDKDGNEVKESNARIVRWSDGSTSLLLGEVFDVHKNKIDGNFNHLFVQQGTGLQAQAVFKEKLTFRPHSTASQTHRKMTLSIADRASKTQKIKMLPAAGMDPEAQRSELIKKEDERLRTQLRRENQQRRMRERSHAKGLSASFLESDRYDDEGEDLEQSLLAIKNKYKKKLAEGFGSESEEAEESEGTGGLESDEDEEDKTRLLNAKEGIESEEDGNERGKRMSMDEGGSQKKKKKIRQIVESDEESD; via the exons ATGGCCGATATGGAAGACTTTTTGTTTGGGAGTGATTTGGAAGACAGCGATGATGAGGCGAAGTCggccaaaacaaacaaagaatcGGAGCGCGAATCTCAATTGAACGAATTATTTGGTGATTCACCGAGTGAAGGAGAAGAAGAGCAAGATCATGCTACATCGGacaaggaggaggaggaggaggttGAAGAGGAAGACAGTGGTGCAGAAATTGAACGACAGAAGGAAGAAGGTAGAAAAAATTCAGATGtagaggacgaagacgaggaagATAAAATTGTCGAG GATAATAGGAAACAAAAACTTCATAGTCAGCTGTCATCCACTGATTTATTTGGAGATGATGATGAGCTCTCATCAGATGATGAAGAG CATGAGCAGAAGAGAGGAACAGTCCTGGAGGAACAGGTGCAACTTGCTGATGGGGATGAAATTCAAGCTGATGATTCCAGAGACATTACAAGAaatgaaggagaagaagaagaagaggaaacaCGAATTGATGTTACTATTCCTTACTGTCGATTCTCTCTGGGCTCAGAGCTGTATTTTGTTAAGATGCCAAACTTCCTAAGCATCGATCGCAAACCATTTGATCCTGCACAATATGAAGATGAAATGGAAGAAGATGAAGTGTTGGACGAGGAAGGAAGAGCCAGGCTAAAACTTAAG GTAGAGAACACAATTCGTTGGAGATTCAGGAAAGACAAGGATGGGAATGAAGTTAAAGAAAGCAATGCCAGAATAGTGCGCTGGTCTGATGGTTCAACATCACTTTTATTGGGGGAAGTGTTTGATGTTCATAAAAACAAGATCGATGGCAATTTCAACCATCTTTTTGTGCAACAG GGTACTGGTTTACAAGCACAAGCGGTTTTTAAGGAGAAGCTAACATTCAGACCACATTCCACTGCCAGCCAGACACACAGAAAGATGACATTGTCAATTGCTGACCGTGCTTCCAAGACACAGAAAATTAAAATGCTTCCAGCTGCTGGCATGGACCCTGAGGCACAAAGATCTGAACTTATTAAG AAAGAAGACGAAAGACTCAGAACTCAATTGCGGCGTGAAAATCAACAACGCCGAATGCGTGAGAGAAGCCATGCAAAGGGCCTGAGTGCTAGTTTTTTGGAGTCTGACCGATATGACGACGAAGGAGAGGATCTGGAACAGAGTTTATTGGCCATAAAgaacaaatacaagaaaaagcTGGCCGAAG GTTTTGGCAGTGAGTCAGAAGAAGCTGAAGAAAGTGAGGGTACGGGAGGATTGGAAAGTGATGAAGACGAAGAAGATAAAACAAGACTGTTGAATGCAAAGGAAGGCATTGAATCAGAAGAAGATGGCAATGAGAGGGGAAAACGAATGAGTATGGATGAAGGAGGAtcacagaagaagaagaaaaagattcGACAGATTGTAGAAAGTGATGAAGAAAGTGACTAG
- the LOC136893927 gene encoding double-stranded RNA-specific editase 1-like: MAEVCEGSTAPGIEADPENVAIPGLGDLPVSTQESLKRENPSEEENAEARATNDVDVSMKEEADSGTPPPKKKRRPNRGRSGTLGFDAQRANKNSLMLLNEIRPGLNYEVISQEGPLHSPTFVVSVVVDGHSFEGKGSSKQKAKHNAAENAFRSFISQMRTPAKRLFSGSQAEFKEGLDTDFTSDNTGTLLNTFGNVEKPPPDGKIESPESMASESTLPSHKNHSNAQVSTEAGKHPVMLLNEFHPGVQYEFLGEFGDKNEKQFRFKVTIEEQEFVGVGSSKKKGKANAASRALFALHSIRTFYSFSGQSEARSKPMYLGPPPSAQLDQQAADLIADAVLAKFHNLQAASGDDSLRRKVLASIVMTSRGDSDQKFEVISLGTGTKFICGEYMSDQGLAVNDCHGEIIARRSFLRFLFSQLELCAEGYEEDSIFEKKDSGLYGVRDYVEFHLYINTSPCGDARIFSPHEPVMGVADKHPGRRTRGLLRVKLENGEGTIPAINGGTVIQTWDGVLQGERLRTMSCSDKLCRWNVTGIQGSLLSHFVEPIYLQSIVLGSLYHYEHMSRALYQRLGDLEGLPTLFKQNRPLMNGTSTPEPRATIKSPGISVNWSEGDDGFEVVNATQGVIQGDVPAPSRLCKQSLFKRFICLWKKLKPTESVPLSYHEAKNSVTDYQRAKHIAMQGFSAQGLGTWIQKPCEQDMFELPDQDD; this comes from the exons ATGGCGGAAGTTTGCGAAGGAAGTACAGCTCCCGGAATCGAAGCTGATCCAGAAAATGTTGCTATTCCTGGTCTTGGAGACTTACCTGTTTCAACTCAGGAAAGTTTGAAGCGGGAAAACCCGTCAGAAGAGGAGAATGCTGAAGCGAGGGCCACGAACGACGTCGATGTATCGATGAAAGAAGAAGCTGATTCGGGTACGCcgccgccgaaaaagaaacgGAGACCGAACAGGGGACGAAGCGGCACTCTTGGCTTCGATGCTCAGAGAGCGAACAAGAACTCTTTGATGCTTTTGAACGAGATACGACCAGGTCTAAATTACGAAGTGATTTCACAGGAAGGTCCTTTACATAGCCCCACGTTTGTTGTAAGTGTTGTTGTTGATGGTCACTCATTTGAAGGGAAAGGTTCTTCGAAGCAAAAAGCGAAACACAATGCAGCGGAAAACGCTTTCCGGTCCTTCATCAGCCAGATGCGTACACCAGCAAAGCGACTTTTCTCTGGCAGCCAAGCTGAATTCAAAGAGGGTCTAGATACAGACTTCACTTCAGATAATACTGGAACACTGCTAAACACCTTTGGGAATGTCGAGAAACCGCCCCCTGACGGAAAAATTGAAAGTCCTGAATCCATGGCTTCTGAATCCACCTTGCCATCCCATAAAAACCATTCGAATGCGCAGGTAAGCACGGAAGCAGGGAAGCATCCAGTTATGCTACTGAATGAGTTTCACCCAGGAGTTCAGTATGAATTCCTCGGGGAATTTGGcgacaaaaatgaaaagcaatTCAGATTTAAAGTCACTATTGAGGAGCAGGAATTTGTTGGAGTGGGAAGTAGTAAGAAGAAAGGCAAGGCCAATGCAGCTTCCAGGGCACTGTTTGCATTACACAGCATCCGTACATTTTACTCTTTCTCCGGCCAGTCAGAAGCCAGAAGCAAACCAATGTACCTTGGACCTCCACCCTCTGCACAGCTAGATCAGCAAGCTGCAGATCTTATTGCTGATGCTGTGTTAGCCAAGTTCCACAACCTTCAGGCTGCATCTGGAGATGATTCTCTTCGGCGCAAAGTTTTAGCCAGTATTGTCATGACAAGCCGTGGTGACAGTGATCAAAAATTTGAAGTGATTAGCTTAGGTACTGGTACAAAGTTCATTTGCGGTGAGTACATGAGTGACCAAGGGTTAGCAGTCAATGATTGCCATGGTGAAATAATTGCCAGAAGGTCATTCTTGCGCTTCTTATTTTCACAACTGGAGCTGTGTGCTGAGGGATATGAGGAAGATTCCatatttgaaaagaaagataGTGGATTGTATGGTGTAAGAGACTATGTTGAATTCCACTTGTATATCAACACGTCTCCTTGTGGCGATGCTCGCATCTTTTCTCCCCATGAACCAGTCATGGGTGTTGCTGACAAGCATCCTGGTAGGAGGACAAGGGGCCTTCTTCGTGTCAAGCTGGAAAATGGTGAAG GAACAATCCCAGCCATAAACGGTGGCACTGTCATCCAAACTTGGGATGGTGTCCTTCAGGGAGAGCGCCTCCGTACCATGTCATGTTCAGACAAACTCTGTCGATGGAATGTAACTGGCATTCAAGGTTCTCTTCTCAGCCATTTTGTGGAAccaatttatcttcaatcaatCGTTCTTGGCAGCCTATACCACTATGAACACATGTCCAGAGCTCTGTACCAAAGGCTTGGAGATTTAGAGGGCTTGCCAACTCTCTTCAAACAAAACCGCCCACTTATGAATGGCACATCGACTCCAGAACCACGTGCAACAATCAAGTCCCCAGGCATTAGTGTAAACTGGAGTGAAGGAGATGATGGTTTTGAAGTGGTCAATGCAACACAAGGGGTGATTCAAGGAGATGTACCAGCTCCATCAAGACTCTGTAAACAAAGTCTCTTCAAACGTTTCATCTGTTTGTGGAAGAAGTTGAAACCAACAGAATCTGTGCCCTTGTCTTACCATGAAGCAAAAAACAGTGTGACTGATTATCAACGAGCTAAACATATTGCTATGCAAGGATTTAGTGCTCAAGGTCTTGGAACTTGGATCCAAAAACCATGTGAACAAGACATGTTCGAACTCCCCGATCAAGATGACTAA